Within Halobacterium jilantaiense, the genomic segment CGTCCACGAGGTCCATCAGGTCCACCTCGGGGTCGCCGGCGGCCTCGACGGTGAGCGTGGCGTGCCCGCGCTGACTGTGCCCGGCCTGCGGGACGTCCTTGAGGAACTCCCGGACGGCCTCCTCGCCGACGCCGAGTTCCGCGAGCTTCTGGCGGGCGGTCTCGCTCATCATCTGCTGGCTGCACGGACAGACCGTCATGCCGACGACGCGCGCGCCAATCTCCTCGCGGGTCGGCTCGTCCTCGCGGGCCGTCGCGGACGCGATGATGTCCACTGTCGCCTGCGTCGGCAGGTCCGACGCCGGCGTCTCCTCGCGGACCATCAACTCGGCCTCCATCTCGACGGTCGCCGTCGTCGTGTAGTCGTGCTTCTCCAAGAGGCGTTCGGCGACCGTGCCACACATCTCCTCGACGCGGTAGACGGGGTCGCTGACGGCGTCCTCCAGCGTCTCGTCGATGACCTGCATGTTCCGGCTCATGTCGATGCCCTTCCGGCCGCGGGGCAGGTCGACGTACACCTCGAAGTCGGCCATCAACGCGATGGGACGGTCGTCCTCGCGCGCAATCTTTACGAGCTTCTCGACGCCCGTCACGCCGACCTGACTCAGGCCGACCGAGACCTCGGGTTCGGAGGCCTGCACGTCCGGTAGCTGCTGGCTCATTGCCCCACTATAGGGACGGAGGCTCAATACGACTTTCCGTTCCGGCACTCACTCCAGTTTCCCGAGCGCCTGGAAGAAGTCGGCGTCCGGACCCGCTACGCGGGCCGGCTCGTCGGCGCACTCGATTCGCACCACGCCGGGCGTGTCGACGCGCTGGAGGCGGCCGCCGTCGCTCGCCACGACCGCCTCCTCGGCACCGTCGACGCGCACCGTCACCTCGCTGTCCAGCCCGACCGCCAGCGGCGGCATCGGCTCCGCCGGACACATCCCCGTCACGAGCAGCGCCTCGACGCCCGGCTGGACGAGCGGGCCGCCCTCGCTGAGATTGTATGCCGTGCTCCCGGTCGGTGTCGCCACCAGCACGCCGTCGGCGTGGGTCGCCTCGTACAGCGACCCGTCGACGCGCACCTCCACGTCGACGCCGCGGCCGTGGCCGCGCTGCTCGCCCTGCACCGCGACCTCGTTGAGCGCGGGCGTCGACGCCCAGCCGTCCCCGGACGCGACCACGCGAGGGACTTCCCGGTAGCGCACGTCGCCGGTCTCCCGGAAGCGCTCGACCTCGCGCCGCACCGCGTCCACGGCGTCCTCCGGCGCGACGGCGTTCAGGAACCCGACTTCGCCGAGGTTCACGCCGAGCACGGGCGTCGACCCCGCGCCCCGCGCCGCGAACAGGAACGTGCCGTCCCCGCCGATGGACACCACGAGGTCGCAGGCCGCGAACTCGGCGACGTCCCGGCCGGCCCGGTCCAGTTCCCCGGCGGTCGCCGCGTCCAGCCACACCTCGACGTCTACCCCCACCAGTTCCTCGCGGACGTCCCCCGCGAGGTACGCCGCGCGGGAGTTCCCGCGCTGCGCGACGATGCCGACTCGCATACCTCCCACTCGGAGGCCGTCACTTGAAAAACCCGCGGGGCGGAAACTACTTTTCGCTGCCTTCCCTCGGCCGGGGTATGGAGCCGACGGCGCGTGTCGCCGCGGCCCGGGGGCGTCACCGTGGCTGACGACGACGAGGACTGGTTCGAGGCAGCGTTCGAGGACGAAGCCAGCGAGGCCGACAGTGACGACGCCGACGGTGCCGCGGTCGAGCGCGACGACGAGCCGGAGGCCGTCGAGGCGACGCCCGACGACGACGCGCCGGCCGACACCACCAGCGACGACGACACACCCGAAGAAGACGTGTCCGCCGGCACGGTACCCGCGGACGGCCCGACGCCCGACGACGACGCGCCCGACGCGGCGGACACCGACGCCGACGACTTCGCGGCCGCGTTCGGCGCGGGCAGCGGTGCCGCCGAGGGCGACGACCGGAGAGAGCGTGACGACCAGACCGAGGTCGACGCCCCAACCCAGGGGAATCCGGACGGGAGCGACGACCAGGGCGACGACAGCCCGGACGACTTCGCGGCCGCGTTCCAGGGGGACAGCGGCGGCGCGAGCGACGACGGAGACGACGGCGACCTCTTCGACGACGACTTCGCGGACGCGTTCGCCGGCGCGAGCGGCGGGGGCGGCGCACAGATGCCGGGCGGTGGCGGCGGTGGCGGCGACCAGAACTTCGGGTTCGACCTCGACGGCGACACCGGTGCCGGCGACCCGGGCGGCGACTTCGAGGAGGAGGACTTCGAGTCGGACATCCCGCGCATCGACGTCGGCATCGAAGGCCTCGACGACATGATTCAGGGCGGGGTCCCCGAGCGCTCGCTGATGGTCGCGGTCGGCGAAGCCGGCACCGGGAAGACGACGTTCGGCCTCCAGTTCCTCCACGAGGCCATCGAGAACGGCGAGCGCGCCGTCTTCATCACGCTCGAAGAGTCCCGCGAGCGGGTGGTCCAGAGCGCCGACGAGAAGGGCTGGAACTTCTCCGAACACACCGCGAACGGCGACCTCGCTGTCGTGGACATCGACCCCATCGAGATGGCGAACTCCCTGACGAGCATCCGGAACGAACTCCCGCGACTCGTCGAGGAGTTCGGTGCCAGCCGGCTCGTCCTCGACTCCGTCTCGCTGCTGGAGATGATGTACGACGACCAGTCCACGCGCCGCACAGAGATTTACGACTTCACGAAGGCGCTGAAGGAGGCCGGTGTCACCACGATGCTCACCAGCGAAGCCAGCGAGGACAACTCCTTCGCGTCCCGCTACGGCGTCATCGAGTACCTCACCGACGCCGTCGTCGTCCTGCGGTACATCCGCCCCGAGGACTTCCGGGAGACCCGCCTCGCCGTCGAGATACAGAAGATTCGGGACGCGAACCACTCCCGGGAGACCAAGCCCTACGAGATCACCCACCAAGGCATCAGCGTCTACCGGCAGGCGAACATCTTCTGACAGCAGGCTACCGGCACCGGCAGCCCCGCTGCGGCTCGCGGCGACGGGTAGCTGCGAGTCCAGCGTGTTCGGGAACGTATTTCCTGTCGGCGTGTCAACGGCCGGGTATGCGATTCGACTTCGCACGCGCCGTCGGACTGCTCGTGTTGCTCGTCGCCGCCGGAACGGTCGGCCTCGCGTCGGCCGACTTCATGGAAACCGACACGGTGTTCATGATGGTGCTGCCGTCGATGATTCTGTTCGCAGCGGTGTCGTTCCTCCTCGGGATGAAACACGGCGAGTACCGCACGGCCCCGTAGTCAGTACTCGGTCTCCTCGACGCCCTCGACGCCCGCGTCGGTAATCTGGAAGCGGGTCTGCTCGCCCTCGGGCTGCGAGCGGTGCTTCTCGATGGTCGCCCGCCGCTGCCCGCCGCGGAACCGGTCGAGGCGCATCACGACGCCGGTCCAGTGGTTGAGCGTGTGGCCGCCGAGCGGCCGCACGCGGTCGCTGCCGCTCTCCACGTCGGTGAACACCTGGTTCGTGACGACGGCCGCGAGGTCGTGTTTCCGCGCCAGCGACAGCAGGTGTGTGACCTGGTCGGCGACCTGCCGGAGCGCGTCACCGGCGTCCTCGTCGCCGCCGCGCTCCAGCCGGTAGAACCCGGTCGCCGAGTCCAGCACGACGAGGTCTGCCTGCTCGGCGAAGTCCTCGGTGTCACGCACGGCCTCGGCCTGCTCCGCGAAGTCGTGGGCTTCGGAGACGACGATGCGCTCGGCGGCCGCATCGGGGTCGTCCGCTCGCGCCGACAGAATCTGGTCGAACCGCGCCACGGACAGGCCCTCGGTGTCGACGTAGACGGCGGTGCCACCCTCGGTGGCGACCTCGACGGCCGTCGACAGCGCGACGTTCGTCTTCCCGGCCGCCGGCGCGCCGTACAGCTGCGTGACGGTGCCGCGCTCGACGCCGCCCCCCAGGAGGTCGTCGAGTGCCGCACAGCCGGTCGAGACGTGGGTGTCGTCGCTCACTACCCAGGGTTGGCGCGCCCCCGGCTAAATACTCCCGGTCGACGCTTTCCGGCTCCCAGCTCCGCGGCTCGAAAAGGACTTTGACGGCGGCGGACCGAGGTCCAGTCGTGATTGTCGTCGCGACCGCGGACTTCGAAGTGTACCACGAGGTGGTCGGCGAACTCCGCGAGCGCGACGTGGAGTTCACGACAATCGAACCCGGCGACGCGCTGCCGCCGGGGACCGACGCTGTCGTGACCAGCGACGACGACCTAGCCGTCGACGTGCCGGTCGTTCGGGCTGCGGCGGGGAACGCGAGGCTCGCCGTCGAGCGTGCGGTCGGACGAGTGCGAGGCGAGCGCAGCCGGACCGTCGTCGGCGTCGACCCCGGCGACCGGCCGGGAATCGCCGTGCTGCGCGGCGGCATCGTCGTGGCGGCGTTTCAGGTGCCGGTCACGGACGCGGCCGAAGTCGTGCGCGAGGAGGTCGCCGACGACGAGGACGCGGTCGTGCGCGTCGGCGACGGTGCCCGGATGGCGGGTGCCCGCATCCTCGACGAACTCGGGGACGTGACGGTCGAGCTCGTCGACGAGACCGGGACGACGCCCCACCTCGGGTCGGGCGCGAGGGGGATGGGTGACGTGCTCGCCGCCACGAACATCGCGCTGACGCCCGGCGAGGAAGTCGAGGGGCGGTCTGTGGACCCGACCGAGGGCGAAATCGAGGTCGTGAAGGCGCGCTCCCGGGAGCGAAGCGAGGAGAACCGGACCATCACGGCGGAGCTGGCGCGGCGCGTCGCCGCCGGCGACCTCACACTGGAGGAGGCGCTGGCCGAGCACCGCGACGACGCCTAGAGCGCGTCTTCCGGCGGGCGAACCGTCGCGTCGAGTTCTGTCTCGAAGCGTGGCCCGCGGAGCGAGCGGTCGCGGGCGACCGAGTCTTCCTCGGGTGCCGACACCGGCTCCAGGTTCGTGGTGTCGACGCCGAGCGCCGACAGCGCGCGCTCGTGGAACTCGTAGACGCTCAGCCGCGGGCCCGGTGCGTGGAAGACGCCGGTCCAGCCGCCGGCAGCCAGTTCTGCGACGGCGGCCGCGACGTCGTCGACGTGTGCGGGGCTGCGGTAGACGTCGTCGTAGCGCTCGCAGCCGCCGTCGGCGAGCGCGTCGCGGGTGTCGGCGAGCCGCGGCGACAGCGGGTCGCCCGCGTACACCGCGCCCGGTCGGAGCACGACGCCGTCGTCGTGGCGCTCGACCTGGTCCTCGAACACCTGGAGCCGGCGGCCGGGGGCGTCTCCCGGCGTCCGGATGTCGCCGGGCTCGTACGGGCCGGCGTCCCCGTCGAAGACGGCGTCGCTGGAGACGTACACCAGCCGGCGGCCCGCGCACGCCTCGACGAACGCAGTGACGGCGTCGACGTAGTCGGGAATCGGGACGGACTGCTGCTCGACGCTCGCTGCGACGACGACGGCGTCCGGGTCGTGGGCTGCGAGGAGGTCGGCCGGGTCGTCGTCGAACACGTCGAAGCCCGTGCGGCGCGAGACCGCGGTTCCGCCGGTGCGGTCGACGACCGCGGACCCGAGCAGTCCGGTGCCGCCGACGACGAGGACGTCCATAGGCCACTCCCACCACCCCGCGGATAAAAATCCTCCTGCCGACTGGCGGGAACCTGCGTGCCGTGCTGCCGGCAGAACCCCGGCCATTCGGCACACCTATGAGGCCGACCGTGCTACCTTTTGTCACAGTCGGGTCCGGGTGGACCGACGGAAAGTACTTCTGTCGGGCCGTCGGATTCGAAACTAACCCCGCAGTCTCCAATCATGAACGAAGTCCAACTCGAGGTCGCCAAAGCCTACCCGAACGACTCGGGACGAGGCATCGCGCGCCTCGACCCCGACACCCTGTTGCACCTCAAGCTCAGCCCGGGTGACATCATCGAGATCGAGGGGGCCGAAACGACGGCCGCGAAGGTCTGGCGCGCCGACCGCCAGGACTGGAACACCGACACCATCCGCATCGACGGCTTCACCCGCCAGAACGCGGACGTCGGCATCGGCGAGCGCGTGAAGATACGGAAAGCCGAGGCCGAGAAGGCCGACAAGCTCGTGCTCGCACCCCCCGAAGAAGCGAGCGTCCAGTTCGGCAGCGACGCCGCCGGTATGGTGAAACGCCAGATTCTGAAGCGGCCGGTCGTCGCCCGCGACATCGTCCCGGTGATGTCCTCGACGAACCACCCCTTCATGCGGTCGCCGGGCCAGGCCATCCCGCTCATCGCCGTCGAGACGGAGCCGGAGGGCGTCTGTCTGGTCACCGAGGACACCGAAGTCGAACTGCGCGAGGAGCCCATCAGCGGCTTCGAGCGCACCGGCGGCGGCATCACGTACGAGGACATCGGCGGTCTGGAGAACGAGATTCAGCGCGTCCGGGAGATGGTCGAACTCCCGATGAAACACCCCCAGATCTTCCAGAAGCTCGGCATCGAGCCGCCACAGGGGGTGTTGCTGCACGGCCCGCCGGGCACCGGGAAGACGCTGCTGGCGAAAGCCGTCGCCAACGAGACGTCGGCGAGTTTCTTCTCCATCGCCGGTCCGGAGATCATCTCGAAGTACTACGGCGAGTCCGAACAGCAACTCAGAGAGATCTTCGAGGACGCCAAAGAGGAGTCGCCGTCCATCATCTTCATCGACGAACTGGACTCCATCGCGCCGAAGCGCGAGGACGTCACCGGCGAAGTCGAGCGCCGCGTCGTCGCCCAGTTGCTGACCATGATGGACGGCCTAGAGGGCCGCGGGCAGGTCATCGTCATCGCGGCGACGAACCGCGTCGACGCCGTCGACCCCGCGCTCCGGCGTCCGGGCCGCTTCGACCGCGAGATCGAGATCGGCGTCCCGGACGAGGTCGGCCGCGAGGAAATCCTGAAGATTCACACCCGGGGGATGCCGCTCTCGGACGACGTGAACCTCTCGTCGCTCGCGGACGACACCCACGGCTTCGTCGGGGCCGACATCGAGAGCCTGACGAAGGAGGCGGCGATGCGCGCGCTCCGCCGGTACCTCCCCGAAATCGACCTCGACGAGGAGGACATCCCGCCGAGTCTGATCGACCGCATGATCGTCAAGCGCAACGACTTCAAGGGCGCGCTCAACGAGGTCGAACCCTCGGCGATGCGGGAGGTCCTCGTCGAACTCCCGAAGGTCACGTGGGACGACGTCGGCGGCCTCACCGAGGCCAAGGACAACGTCAAGGAGTCCGTCGAGTGGCCGCTGAACGAGCCGGAGAAGTTCACGCGGATGGGCGTCGACCCGCCAGCCGGCGTGCTGCTGTACGGACCGCCGGGCACCGGGAAGACGCTGATGGCGAAAGCCGTCGCCAACGAGACGAACGCGAACTTCATCTCGGTGCGCGGGCCGCAGCTGCTGTCGAAGTGGGTCGGCGAGAGCGAGAAGGCCATCCGGCAGACGTTCCGGAAGGCCCGTCAGGTCGCGCCGACCGTCATCTTCTTCGACGAGCTGGACAGCCTCGCGCCCGGCCGCGGACAGAACGCCGGGAACAACGTCAGCGAGCGCGTCGTCAACCAGCTCCTCACAGAACTCGACGGGCTGGAGGAGATGGAGGAAGTGATGGTCGTCGCGGCGACCAACCGCCCCGACATCATCGACCCCGCGCTCATCCGGAGCGGTCGCTTTGACCGTCTCGTCATGGTCGGCCAGCCCGACGTCGAGGGTCGCGAGCAGATTCTGAAGATTCACACGCAGGACACGCCGCTGTCGCCCGACGTCTCGCTGCGCGAGCTCGCCGAGCTCACGGACGGCTACGTCGGCAGCGACCTCGCGAACATCGCCCGGGAGGCCGCCATCGAGGCGCTCCGCGAGGACGACGACGCCGAGGATGTCGGCATGTCCCACTTCCGGAAGGCCATGGAGAACGTCCGGCCGACCATCACGGACGACCTCATGGACTACTACGACCAGGTCGAAGACCAGTTCAAGGGCAGCCAGGCACCCGACACGAGCCGCCGCGGCAGCGAGCACATCGGGTTCCAGTAACGCCG encodes:
- the mptA gene encoding GTP cyclohydrolase MptA, giving the protein MSQQLPDVQASEPEVSVGLSQVGVTGVEKLVKIAREDDRPIALMADFEVYVDLPRGRKGIDMSRNMQVIDETLEDAVSDPVYRVEEMCGTVAERLLEKHDYTTTATVEMEAELMVREETPASDLPTQATVDIIASATAREDEPTREEIGARVVGMTVCPCSQQMMSETARQKLAELGVGEEAVREFLKDVPQAGHSQRGHATLTVEAAGDPEVDLMDLVDVARDSMSARIYNTAKRPDEDHMTYQSHANAKFVEDCVRSMARGVVEEFDHLPEDAVVTMKQSNDESIHQHNAHAERVAEFGQLREEVGSAE
- the radB gene encoding DNA repair and recombination protein RadB: MSDDTHVSTGCAALDDLLGGGVERGTVTQLYGAPAAGKTNVALSTAVEVATEGGTAVYVDTEGLSVARFDQILSARADDPDAAAERIVVSEAHDFAEQAEAVRDTEDFAEQADLVVLDSATGFYRLERGGDEDAGDALRQVADQVTHLLSLARKHDLAAVVTNQVFTDVESGSDRVRPLGGHTLNHWTGVVMRLDRFRGGQRRATIEKHRSQPEGEQTRFQITDAGVEGVEETEY
- a CDS encoding sugar nucleotide-binding protein, with translation MDVLVVGGTGLLGSAVVDRTGGTAVSRRTGFDVFDDDPADLLAAHDPDAVVVAASVEQQSVPIPDYVDAVTAFVEACAGRRLVYVSSDAVFDGDAGPYEPGDIRTPGDAPGRRLQVFEDQVERHDDGVVLRPGAVYAGDPLSPRLADTRDALADGGCERYDDVYRSPAHVDDVAAAVAELAAGGWTGVFHAPGPRLSVYEFHERALSALGVDTTNLEPVSAPEEDSVARDRSLRGPRFETELDATVRPPEDAL
- a CDS encoding CDC48 family AAA ATPase; its protein translation is MNEVQLEVAKAYPNDSGRGIARLDPDTLLHLKLSPGDIIEIEGAETTAAKVWRADRQDWNTDTIRIDGFTRQNADVGIGERVKIRKAEAEKADKLVLAPPEEASVQFGSDAAGMVKRQILKRPVVARDIVPVMSSTNHPFMRSPGQAIPLIAVETEPEGVCLVTEDTEVELREEPISGFERTGGGITYEDIGGLENEIQRVREMVELPMKHPQIFQKLGIEPPQGVLLHGPPGTGKTLLAKAVANETSASFFSIAGPEIISKYYGESEQQLREIFEDAKEESPSIIFIDELDSIAPKREDVTGEVERRVVAQLLTMMDGLEGRGQVIVIAATNRVDAVDPALRRPGRFDREIEIGVPDEVGREEILKIHTRGMPLSDDVNLSSLADDTHGFVGADIESLTKEAAMRALRRYLPEIDLDEEDIPPSLIDRMIVKRNDFKGALNEVEPSAMREVLVELPKVTWDDVGGLTEAKDNVKESVEWPLNEPEKFTRMGVDPPAGVLLYGPPGTGKTLMAKAVANETNANFISVRGPQLLSKWVGESEKAIRQTFRKARQVAPTVIFFDELDSLAPGRGQNAGNNVSERVVNQLLTELDGLEEMEEVMVVAATNRPDIIDPALIRSGRFDRLVMVGQPDVEGREQILKIHTQDTPLSPDVSLRELAELTDGYVGSDLANIAREAAIEALREDDDAEDVGMSHFRKAMENVRPTITDDLMDYYDQVEDQFKGSQAPDTSRRGSEHIGFQ
- a CDS encoding NAD(+)/NADH kinase, producing MRVGIVAQRGNSRAAYLAGDVREELVGVDVEVWLDAATAGELDRAGRDVAEFAACDLVVSIGGDGTFLFAARGAGSTPVLGVNLGEVGFLNAVAPEDAVDAVRREVERFRETGDVRYREVPRVVASGDGWASTPALNEVAVQGEQRGHGRGVDVEVRVDGSLYEATHADGVLVATPTGSTAYNLSEGGPLVQPGVEALLVTGMCPAEPMPPLAVGLDSEVTVRVDGAEEAVVASDGGRLQRVDTPGVVRIECADEPARVAGPDADFFQALGKLE
- a CDS encoding KaiC domain-containing protein, whose product is MSAGTVPADGPTPDDDAPDAADTDADDFAAAFGAGSGAAEGDDRRERDDQTEVDAPTQGNPDGSDDQGDDSPDDFAAAFQGDSGGASDDGDDGDLFDDDFADAFAGASGGGGAQMPGGGGGGGDQNFGFDLDGDTGAGDPGGDFEEEDFESDIPRIDVGIEGLDDMIQGGVPERSLMVAVGEAGTGKTTFGLQFLHEAIENGERAVFITLEESRERVVQSADEKGWNFSEHTANGDLAVVDIDPIEMANSLTSIRNELPRLVEEFGASRLVLDSVSLLEMMYDDQSTRRTEIYDFTKALKEAGVTTMLTSEASEDNSFASRYGVIEYLTDAVVVLRYIRPEDFRETRLAVEIQKIRDANHSRETKPYEITHQGISVYRQANIF
- a CDS encoding DUF7333 family protein; its protein translation is MRFDFARAVGLLVLLVAAGTVGLASADFMETDTVFMMVLPSMILFAAVSFLLGMKHGEYRTAP